Proteins encoded in a region of the Geobacillus genomosp. 3 genome:
- the recO gene encoding DNA repair protein RecO translates to MFEKCEAIVMRTVDYGETNKIVTLFTREWGKVAVMARGAKKPSSRLSAVTQPLAYGHYLIRRSRGVGLLHQGELIDSMRALREDLFAAAYAAYIVELTDKGTEEQKRNPYLFELLLQTLQYMSEGRDLEIMTFIYEMKMLPVLGIPPVLDRCARCGATEGRFSFSVKEAGFLCHRCEAADPHQIPLSPASARLLRLFYHIDLARLGSISVKEGTKAELRAVLSSYYDEYAGLSLKAKRFLEQIAKLGDKLDSSGRHET, encoded by the coding sequence ATGTTTGAGAAGTGCGAAGCGATCGTCATGCGGACGGTCGATTACGGTGAGACAAATAAAATTGTCACATTGTTTACACGAGAATGGGGAAAGGTGGCTGTGATGGCACGGGGAGCGAAAAAGCCAAGCAGCCGCCTTTCTGCTGTTACGCAGCCGCTCGCTTACGGCCATTATTTGATCCGCCGCAGCCGCGGCGTTGGCCTTCTTCACCAAGGGGAGCTGATTGACTCGATGCGGGCGCTGCGGGAGGATTTGTTTGCTGCCGCGTATGCGGCGTATATTGTTGAGCTCACCGATAAAGGTACGGAGGAACAAAAGCGCAATCCATACTTGTTCGAGCTGCTGCTGCAAACATTACAATATATGAGCGAAGGTCGCGATTTAGAGATTATGACCTTTATTTATGAAATGAAAATGCTTCCGGTGCTCGGTATCCCGCCTGTGCTCGACCGCTGTGCCCGCTGTGGGGCAACGGAAGGGCGCTTCTCGTTTTCGGTTAAGGAAGCAGGCTTCCTTTGCCATCGCTGCGAGGCGGCCGATCCGCACCAGATTCCGCTTTCGCCGGCCTCGGCCCGGCTGTTGCGCCTGTTTTACCACATTGACCTCGCCCGGCTTGGATCCATTTCGGTCAAAGAAGGTACAAAAGCGGAATTGAGGGCTGTATTATCCAGTTATTATGATGAATATGCCGGCCTATCGCTGAAGGCAAAGCGTTTTTTAGAACAAATCGCCAAGTTGGGGGACAAGCTTGATTCAAGCGGCCGACATGAGACCTGA